A genomic stretch from Petrimonas mucosa includes:
- a CDS encoding helix-turn-helix domain-containing protein, which produces MEKIIITTPDELKALVKEAVHGLLPAPAEQKNDTDAANLVEILAFLKENGYPTSRGKMYKLTSAGDIPHRMYNGKLVFSRKEVLKWAASQTRNRHDYSEITRTVARSARRKMK; this is translated from the coding sequence ATGGAGAAAATTATTATCACAACACCCGACGAATTGAAAGCGCTGGTAAAGGAGGCGGTACACGGGTTGCTACCGGCACCGGCAGAACAAAAGAACGATACGGATGCCGCCAACCTTGTGGAGATACTCGCCTTCCTGAAAGAAAACGGTTATCCCACATCCAGAGGGAAGATGTACAAGCTCACTTCCGCAGGAGATATCCCGCACCGGATGTATAACGGCAAACTTGTCTTTTCACGGAAAGAGGTACTGAAATGGGCTGCAAGCCAGACACGAAACCGACATGACTATAGTGAAATCACCCGAACCGTTGCCCGTAGCGCACGCAGGAAAATGAAATGA